In the genome of bacterium, the window TGAAGTTTTAAACCAAATTACAGGCAAAACCACTTCGTTCTTTGAACCGACTATTGATTATTGCGTATTAAAAATATGTAGGTTCACGTTTGAGAAATTTCCTCAAGCCGAAAAAACTTTAAACACATCAATGAAAGCCATAGGCGAAGCAATGTCCATAGGCAGAAATTTCAAGGAAGCGTTTCAAAAGGGGATAAGGTCCACTGAAACGGGAAGGTTCGGATTTGGGGCTGACGGAAAAGACAAAATATCGGATGAAATGTTGTTAACCCTGAACCCCTGCCCGACAATACTTGGCAGGCGGGGAACTTGTTCTGGTTCGGGGTTGAAATCACCTTCAACAGATTTAGTCGAATCAATAAAAGAAAAAATAAGAACTCCTAACGACGAGCGGTTATTTAATATCAGATATGGGTTCAAAATGGGGCTTTCAATTGACGAGATATATGAACTTTCAAAAATCGACAAATGGTTTTTAGATAATATGAAACAGCTTGTAGAAATAGAAGAAGAGATAAAGAAATACAGAACACAGAAGTCAGAAGACAGAAGACAGAAAATAGGGATTAAAATACCTGTAAAACTACTTAAAAAAGCGAAGATGGACGGGTTTTCTGATATACAGATTGCACATCTTATTAATTCCACCGAGCAAAAAGTAAGAGCATACAGAAAGAAAAATAATGTAAAGGCGGTTTATAAATTGTTAGATACTTGCGCGGGAGAATTTAAAGCAGAACGACCATATTATTATTCAACCTATGAAACAAAAGACGAGAGTATTCCTACGGGGAAAAAGAAAGTCGTCATCCTCGGTGGAGGTCCTAACCGAATAGGTCAAGGCATAGAATTTGATTATTGCTGTGTTCATGCTTCATACGCTCTGCAGGAAGAAAATGTTGAAAGCATTATGGTCAACTGTAATCCTGAAACCGTTTCCACAGATTACGACACTTCGGATCGCCTGTATTTTGAATCGCTGACACTGGAAGATGTGTTAGA includes:
- the carB gene encoding carbamoyl-phosphate synthase large subunit, giving the protein MPKRTDIHKILMIGSGPIVIGQACEFDYSGSQACKALKEEGYHTVLINSNPATIMTDPEIADKTYIEPLTVDIVTEIIKKERPDAILPTLGGQTGLNLAYFLMKEGILKKYGVESIGASIKAISRAEDRDLFKKAMREIGISMPKSGIATSVEEGLKIGLKIGFPLILRLAYCMGGSGSSIAYNKEELEAFLTKGLEVSPVGQVLVEQSVVGWKEIEFEVMRDSVDNVIMITSMENIDPMGVHTGDSIVVAPSQSLTKEEYAQFVNLSKKIIRKVDITGGGANIQFAQNPENGDIVIIEVNPRLSRSSALASKATGFPIARVATKLAIGLTLPEVLNQITGKTTSFFEPTIDYCVLKICRFTFEKFPQAEKTLNTSMKAIGEAMSIGRNFKEAFQKGIRSTETGRFGFGADGKDKISDEMLLTLNPCPTILGRRGTCSGSGLKSPSTDLVESIKEKIRTPNDERLFNIRYGFKMGLSIDEIYELSKIDKWFLDNMKQLVEIEEEIKKYRTQKSEDRRQKIGIKIPVKLLKKAKMDGFSDIQIAHLINSTEQKVRAYRKKNNVKAVYKLLDTCAGEFKAERPYYYSTYETKDESIPTGKKKVVILGGGPNRIGQGIEFDYCCVHASYALQEENVESIMVNCNPETVSTDYDTSDRLYFESLTLEDVL